The following nucleotide sequence is from Paenibacillus odorifer.
TACGCTTCTCTCCTTATGCATACGTGGATACAAAAAATGATCTTGTATTCACCCAGGAGGAAGTAGAAGGATTAATGAATGACTCTACCAAAAGAGTCTGGCGAACATTTGCTGGCTCCGGTGATTTAATCGAGCTTACATTCGCAGATTACTACAAGCGGTTTGTCTACGATGCGGACTTCATTCAGAAGGCCGAAATTGCTGTGAACAAGGGGCTTGGACAAGGGACGACGATCAACAACTTAAACGAAGTGTATCCAAAGGAGCAATATGATTTCGTTGAATATCATATTGCTGGAATCGATCCTTCTGTCGAGGGAATGGATTGGCGCAGCCTGCGTCTAGTTTTTGAGAAGATCGGAGAAGACCATGCATTAGTCGGCATTATTCATGATCAATGGACGCCTTAGCTTACGGACTCAGATGACGCTAATATGGACGCCTTAGCTTACGGACTCAGATGGCGCTATTATGGACGCTGTTTGCCTGCTTCAACTGATTATTCACATCCGTTGGCATACGCTGATCCTTACGGACCTAGATGACGCTATTCGCGTTTTTTTAGCGATTAGAGCACAGTTTCGGACTCCAGTGCAGCTATTCATCAGAAAAAGGCATATCTATGGTGCTTTTTGAGCCAATAGCGACGATGGAGTCCTTTAGTAGTCCAAATGTGCGATTATGCAACGAATAAGGTCAACTGGGTCCGATAGTAGCTGCATTCCTATCCGCTGTAGCCCCATCTGTTGCACACCTAACTGGTGCACACCTAACTGCTGGACACCTAACTGCTGCATACCTAACTGGTGCACACCTAACTGCTGGACACCTAACTGCTGCATACCTAACTGGTGCACACCTAACTGGTGCACACCTAACTGCTGCATACCTAACTGCTGCATACCTAACTGGTGCACACCTAACTGCTGTGCACCTAACTGCTGTGCACCTAACTGCTGTGCACCTAACTGCTGTGCACCTAACTGCTGTGCACCTAACTGCTGCACACCTATCTTCTGCACACCCATCTGCTGCGTTCGCATAACGCAAACATTGGAGCATCGCTGACCTGTATTTTGTTTTTGGCTACCTGCTTCAGCGGATTTTCATATCCGTTGATACACGCTGATCCTTACGGACCCAGATGACGCTATTCGCGTGTTTCTAGCGATTGGAGCA
It contains:
- a CDS encoding pentapeptide repeat-containing protein gives rise to the protein MVAAFLSAVAPSVAHLTGAHLTAGHLTAAYLTGAHLTAGHLTAAYLTGAHLTGAHLTAAYLTAAYLTGAHLTAVHLTAVHLTAVHLTAVHLTAVHLTAAHLSSAHPSAAFA